A genome region from Buchnera aphidicola (Cinara splendens) includes the following:
- a CDS encoding BolA/IbaG family iron-sulfur metabolism protein, which produces MQLDKIQYAIKNQLNLKKVLILNHNNHVLITAIGDSFIGMNSLKRQKSIYKILMPYFLTKEIHAIQIQTYTISEWNKKQKK; this is translated from the coding sequence ATGCAGTTAGATAAAATCCAATACGCTATTAAAAATCAATTAAACCTAAAAAAAGTATTAATATTAAATCATAATAATCATGTTTTAATTACTGCTATAGGAGATTCGTTTATCGGAATGAATTCGTTAAAAAGACAAAAATCTATATATAAAATATTAATGCCATATTTTTTAACTAAAGAAATCCATGCAATACAAATTCAAACGTATACTATATCTGAATGGAATAAAAAACAAAAAAAATAA
- the rplU gene encoding 50S ribosomal protein L21 — protein MYVIFLDRNTQYKVKSGDIIRLEKININIGKKIIFEKIILLSDNTKISIGQPILNNVYVEGSIYRHGRHKKIKVIKFNRRKHYKKNQGHRQYYTDVKIKNITYKNSTL, from the coding sequence ATGTATGTTATATTTTTAGATCGTAATACACAATATAAAGTAAAATCTGGTGACATAATTAGATTAGAAAAAATCAATATAAATATTGGAAAAAAAATAATATTTGAAAAAATAATATTGTTATCCGATAATACCAAAATATCTATTGGACAACCTATACTCAACAATGTTTATGTAGAAGGATCAATCTATCGACATGGAAGACATAAAAAAATAAAAGTTATAAAATTTAATCGCCGTAAACATTATAAAAAAAATCAAGGACACAGACAATATTATACAGATGTTAAAATAAAAAATATAACATACAAAAATTCTACACTATAA
- the rpmA gene encoding 50S ribosomal protein L27, with amino-acid sequence MAHKKAGGSSRNGRDSHSKRLGIKRFGGEHVYPGNIILKQRGTKFHPGHNVKCGKDHTLFSIVSGLVKFEKKGLPKKTYVNVIQ; translated from the coding sequence ATGGCTCATAAAAAAGCAGGTGGTTCTTCTCGAAATGGAAGAGATTCTCATTCAAAACGATTAGGTATTAAGAGATTCGGAGGTGAACATGTATATCCTGGAAACATTATTCTCAAACAAAGAGGAACTAAATTTCATCCAGGACATAATGTAAAATGTGGTAAAGATCACACATTATTTTCTATTGTAAGCGGATTAGTAAAATTTGAAAAAAAAGGTTTACCAAAAAAAACATATGTAAATGTAATACAATAA
- the cgtA gene encoding Obg family GTPase CgtA yields MKFVDSVVIHVSAGNGGHGCTSFRREKFIPKGGPDGGDGGNGGNIWIISDLNMNSLTDYRIKKIFHAENGQNGFKKNSSGKKGEDKYIRVPLGTRIIDIETNEIVADIQYKNQKILVAKGGWHGLGNTRFKSSTNRTPKKNTKGSLGENKLISLELLLIADVGTLGFPNSGKSTLTSMMSNAKTKIDSYPFTTLHPVLGTVKKKKKNFIIADIPGIIQGASSGVGLGIKFLKHLSRCKLLLHIIDINTIKKKNLNKIRYIILQELKNFNKSLFQIPRWLIFNKIDILTKKNVNKIKKYIKRKIHPCQKCYFISAKDNIGIKNLSKDIIRYLYKKNNIHKYF; encoded by the coding sequence ATGAAATTTGTTGATTCAGTTGTAATTCATGTATCCGCTGGAAACGGGGGACATGGATGTACTAGTTTTAGAAGAGAAAAATTTATACCTAAAGGAGGTCCCGATGGAGGAGATGGAGGTAATGGAGGTAATATTTGGATAATATCTGATTTGAATATGAATTCACTAACTGATTATCGTATTAAAAAAATTTTCCATGCGGAAAATGGACAAAATGGATTTAAAAAAAATAGTTCTGGAAAAAAAGGAGAGGACAAATATATTCGTGTACCTTTAGGAACTAGAATTATAGATATTGAAACTAATGAAATAGTAGCTGATATACAGTATAAAAATCAAAAAATTCTTGTTGCTAAAGGAGGTTGGCATGGTCTAGGAAACACTCGTTTTAAATCATCTACTAATCGAACTCCTAAAAAAAATACAAAAGGTTCATTAGGCGAAAATAAACTAATTTCATTAGAATTATTATTAATTGCAGATGTTGGAACATTAGGTTTTCCTAATTCCGGTAAATCTACTTTAACTAGCATGATGTCTAATGCTAAAACAAAAATAGACAGTTATCCATTTACAACTTTACATCCAGTATTGGGAACAGTTAAAAAAAAAAAAAAAAATTTTATTATTGCCGATATACCTGGAATTATACAAGGAGCGTCATCAGGGGTAGGCTTAGGAATAAAATTTTTAAAACATTTATCTCGTTGTAAATTACTACTACATATTATTGATATAAATACCATAAAAAAAAAAAATCTCAATAAAATCAGATACATTATCTTACAAGAACTTAAAAATTTTAATAAATCACTATTTCAAATACCGAGATGGTTAATCTTTAATAAAATTGATATTTTAACAAAAAAAAACGTCAATAAAATTAAAAAATATATAAAAAGAAAAATTCACCCTTGTCAAAAATGTTACTTTATTTCTGCTAAAGATAACATCGGAATTAAAAATTTATCTAAAGATATTATTCGATATTTATATAAAAAAAACAACATACATAAATATTTTTAA
- the rpsI gene encoding 30S ribosomal protein S9, whose translation MSEYINYGTGRRKSSSARVFLRKGKGKICINKRSLKEYFGRKTACMIVQQPLALVNMLNIFDFYITVKGGGISGQAGAIRQGITRALIQYDNTLRGVLRKEGFVTRDSRKVERKKYGFRKSRKKTQFSKR comes from the coding sequence ATGTCTGAATATATAAATTACGGTACAGGTCGCCGTAAGTCTTCTTCTGCACGTGTTTTTTTACGTAAAGGAAAAGGAAAAATTTGTATTAATAAACGTTCTTTAAAAGAATATTTTGGTCGAAAAACAGCGTGTATGATTGTTCAACAACCTTTAGCTTTGGTAAATATGTTGAATATATTTGATTTTTATATTACTGTCAAAGGTGGTGGAATATCTGGTCAGGCAGGAGCAATTCGTCAAGGTATTACTCGTGCATTGATACAATATGATAATACATTGCGAGGGGTATTACGTAAAGAAGGTTTTGTAACTCGTGATTCAAGAAAAGTTGAACGTAAAAAATATGGTTTTCGTAAATCTAGAAAAAAAACTCAATTTTCTAAAAGATAG
- the rplM gene encoding 50S ribosomal protein L13 — MKSFSANSDKIIKSWYYVDGTNKILGRFAAKISMFLRGKYKPEYTPHVDTGDYIIVINASKIIVTGKKSINKFYYHHTGYVGGIKKYTFQYMMLHHPERILERAVKGMLPKGSLGRLIFKKLKVFPLHEHNLSAQKPIFLNI, encoded by the coding sequence ATGAAAAGTTTTTCAGCTAATTCGGATAAAATTATAAAATCTTGGTATTATGTTGACGGGACAAACAAAATATTAGGTCGCTTCGCAGCTAAAATATCTATGTTCTTGAGAGGAAAATATAAACCCGAATATACTCCTCATGTAGATACTGGTGATTATATCATAGTTATAAATGCATCAAAAATAATTGTTACAGGAAAAAAATCAATTAATAAATTTTATTATCATCATACTGGATATGTGGGTGGAATTAAGAAATATACTTTTCAGTATATGATGTTACATCATCCAGAAAGAATACTTGAAAGAGCTGTTAAAGGAATGTTACCAAAAGGTTCTCTTGGCAGATTGATTTTTAAAAAATTAAAGGTATTTCCATTGCACGAACATAATTTGAGTGCACAAAAACCAATTTTTTTAAATATTTAA
- a CDS encoding prephenate dehydratase domain-containing protein — translation MDKKKTLQLLRNQINNVDHKIIKLLSFRESLSINILQNKIHNKLDIRDKNREIELFNNLHQLSQKNKINPKFIQKIFEIIVNNSILVQKKHKKKIKNNSKKNFCAYLGPVGSYSSEVFNNLSKNKKNFFLAHEHTNFNSIIESLNNRRCYVALLPFENRISGIIPEVYEILKKQNEIYIIKEIYAKIQHHLFTVKNCFFYNIKNVYSHIQPFKQCSIFLEKFPEWKKKYFNSTSEGMKKLSSENKKNSAVIGSSIGGSYYNLQKIAANISNIENNITRFILISKKKKKITKKIPVKTTILITLNNTEENITKIRKIFQTRKIEITNIILEKNIINNPTKTYLIEIIENFFSNIIQEALHTIKKHVENIKILGCYPVEKNINKLF, via the coding sequence ATGGACAAGAAAAAGACATTACAATTATTAAGAAATCAAATTAATAATGTTGATCATAAAATAATCAAATTATTATCATTTCGAGAATCTCTCTCTATAAATATTTTACAAAATAAAATACATAATAAACTTGATATTCGAGATAAAAATCGTGAAATAGAACTATTTAATAATTTACATCAACTAAGTCAAAAAAATAAAATAAATCCAAAATTCATACAAAAAATATTTGAAATAATTGTTAATAATTCAATTCTTGTTCAAAAAAAACATAAAAAAAAAATAAAAAATAATTCCAAAAAAAATTTTTGTGCTTACTTAGGTCCAGTTGGTTCATATTCATCCGAAGTATTTAATAATTTATCTAAAAACAAAAAAAATTTTTTTCTTGCACATGAACATACTAATTTTAATTCCATCATTGAATCTTTAAATAATCGTCGTTGTTACGTAGCACTATTACCTTTTGAAAATAGAATATCAGGAATTATTCCAGAAGTATATGAGATACTAAAAAAACAAAATGAAATATATATAATTAAAGAAATTTATGCAAAAATTCAACATCATTTGTTTACAGTAAAAAATTGTTTTTTCTATAACATAAAAAATGTATATAGTCATATACAACCATTTAAACAATGTAGTATATTTTTAGAAAAATTTCCAGAATGGAAAAAAAAATATTTTAACAGTACTTCTGAAGGTATGAAAAAACTTTCTTCAGAAAACAAAAAAAACTCTGCTGTAATTGGAAGTTCTATAGGTGGTTCTTACTATAATTTACAAAAAATAGCGGCTAATATTTCCAATATAGAAAATAATATTACTAGATTTATATTAATTTCTAAAAAAAAAAAAAAAATAACAAAAAAAATTCCAGTAAAAACTACCATCCTTATAACTTTAAATAATACAGAAGAAAACATTACAAAAATAAGAAAAATATTCCAAACAAGAAAAATTGAAATTACTAATATAATTTTAGAAAAAAACATAATTAATAACCCAACAAAAACATATCTAATAGAAATAATAGAAAATTTTTTTTCTAATATTATACAAGAAGCTTTACATACCATAAAAAAGCATGTAGAAAATATAAAAATTCTAGGCTGTTATCCTGTTGAAAAAAATATAAATAAACTATTTTAA
- a CDS encoding signal recognition particle protein has protein sequence MFNNLTKKITDIFEKISHRSHLKEKKIKETLRKIKSALLDADVSLIIADMFLKKIKSKISEAYINKNFSPSQNLIKIVLRELTKIMGSKSHLFNFLLNQLTICTIIGQPGSGKTTSTAKLAHLLSKKYKKKILVVSIDIYRPAAILQLKRLIQKTKANFFQSNCNQKIIEIIKLAMLTAKKKKYDVLLIDTAGQIHTNYSKIKEIEKVQNYIKPHETLFVIDSMAGQDSVNAIKKFNKIFTLSGIILTKLDSDTRGGVALSVRALTKIPIKYIGVGEKIYDLQIFHPERIAKRILGMGDVLSLIDDIKNKIKDKELDLMKNTTKKGNTFNLNDFLVQIKQIKKIGGIESLIHKLPISIINNNSMLNNIDKESFIKIEAMIQSMTEKERKTPSIIKYSRKKRISKGSGITIQEINIYLKKFENMKNIIKNLNKNKKNKIFEKIKNYLIK, from the coding sequence ATGTTTAATAACCTAACAAAAAAAATAACTGATATTTTTGAAAAAATTTCTCACCGGAGTCACTTAAAAGAAAAAAAAATTAAGGAAACTTTGCGTAAAATAAAATCAGCATTATTAGATGCAGACGTATCATTAATAATTGCGGACATGTTTTTAAAAAAAATAAAATCAAAAATATCAGAAGCATACATAAACAAAAATTTTAGTCCTAGTCAAAATTTAATAAAAATAGTATTGCGTGAATTAACTAAAATAATGGGAAGTAAAAGTCACTTATTTAATTTCTTATTAAATCAATTAACTATTTGTACTATTATTGGTCAACCAGGATCTGGAAAAACAACAAGTACCGCTAAATTAGCTCATTTATTATCTAAAAAGTATAAAAAAAAAATATTGGTAGTTTCTATCGATATATATAGACCTGCAGCTATTCTACAGTTAAAAAGATTAATACAAAAAACTAAAGCTAATTTTTTTCAGTCCAACTGCAATCAAAAAATTATAGAAATAATTAAATTAGCAATGCTCACAGCAAAGAAAAAAAAATATGACGTACTATTAATAGATACAGCCGGACAAATACATACTAACTACTCAAAAATAAAAGAAATAGAAAAAGTACAAAATTATATCAAACCACATGAAACATTGTTTGTTATAGATTCTATGGCCGGGCAAGATTCTGTTAATGCAATTAAAAAATTCAACAAAATATTTACATTATCAGGAATTATATTGACAAAACTAGATAGTGATACACGAGGAGGAGTAGCATTATCAGTAAGAGCTTTAACAAAAATTCCAATTAAATACATTGGTGTTGGAGAAAAGATTTATGATTTACAAATTTTTCATCCCGAAAGAATTGCTAAAAGAATTTTGGGTATGGGAGATGTATTATCTTTAATAGATGATATTAAAAATAAAATTAAAGATAAAGAACTAGATTTAATGAAAAACACTACTAAAAAAGGAAATACTTTTAATCTAAATGATTTTCTCGTACAAATTAAACAAATCAAAAAAATAGGAGGCATTGAATCATTAATACATAAATTACCTATTAGTATTATTAACAATAACTCTATGTTAAATAATATTGATAAAGAATCTTTCATAAAAATTGAAGCTATGATTCAATCCATGACTGAAAAAGAAAGAAAAACACCATCTATTATAAAATATTCTAGAAAAAAAAGAATTTCCAAAGGCTCTGGAATTACTATACAGGAAATTAATATTTATTTAAAGAAATTCGAAAACATGAAAAATATCATAAAAAATCTCAACAAAAACAAAAAAAACAAAATATTTGAAAAAATTAAAAATTATCTGATAAAATAA
- the rpsP gene encoding 30S ribosomal protein S16, with the protein MIKIRLARHGAKKKPFYQIIVSDVRSARNGKFIERIGYFNPFAKKNEKKINLSIDRVDFWIKKGAQKSSRFEKLLIEHTKNIYHTQNLYKS; encoded by the coding sequence ATGATAAAAATCAGACTAGCGCGACATGGAGCTAAAAAAAAACCATTTTATCAAATTATAGTATCTGATGTAAGGTCTGCTAGAAATGGAAAATTTATTGAACGTATTGGATATTTCAATCCCTTTGCTAAAAAAAATGAAAAAAAAATAAATTTATCCATTGATAGGGTAGATTTTTGGATAAAAAAAGGAGCTCAAAAATCATCACGATTTGAAAAATTATTAATAGAACATACAAAAAACATATATCATACACAAAATTTGTATAAATCATGA
- the rimM gene encoding ribosome maturation factor RimM (Essential for efficient processing of 16S rRNA), whose protein sequence is MIIIGKIGNPYGILGWIHIHSYTEKKENIFYYFPWKLEKLNIYIHKKNIIRYKKHTNHFLVKIDNLHNRTQAHSIANQNILMKSTKLPKLQKHEYYWNNILLCKIFNVKKEIIGLVKQILDNKVYNILKIFNFKKNKNIYVPFIQPNIIKKIDIQNKIIIINWNLCE, encoded by the coding sequence ATGATTATTATTGGAAAAATAGGAAATCCATATGGAATTTTAGGATGGATACATATCCATTCATATACAGAAAAAAAAGAAAATATTTTTTATTATTTTCCATGGAAATTAGAAAAATTAAATATATACATTCACAAAAAAAATATTATTAGATATAAAAAACACACAAATCACTTTTTAGTAAAAATAGATAATTTACATAACAGAACACAGGCTCATTCTATAGCTAACCAAAATATATTAATGAAGTCTACTAAATTACCTAAATTACAAAAACATGAATACTATTGGAACAACATTTTATTATGTAAAATTTTTAATGTAAAAAAAGAAATAATAGGTTTAGTAAAACAAATATTAGATAATAAAGTTTATAATATCTTAAAAATATTTAATTTTAAAAAAAATAAAAATATATATGTTCCATTTATACAACCTAATATCATTAAAAAAATAGATATACAAAATAAAATTATTATTATTAATTGGAATTTATGTGAATAA
- the trmD gene encoding tRNA (guanosine(37)-N1)-methyltransferase TrmD, with amino-acid sequence MMQFSIVTIFPKMFDNIFQYGIINRAIKNKIISINIFNLRNFSTMKRKKVDDKIYGGGPGMLIMFAPLFNAVTEIKKIHKKNSVVIYLSPQGKLLNHKNIQHFLNIKHLIFICGRYQGVDERFIRNQVDEEWSVGNYVLTGGELPAMIFIDTITRLLPGVLNNKNSLLNETFSKNLLDCPHYTRPKKINNMSVPKILLSGNHKKIKQWRLQKSFKNTLTKKPNFINK; translated from the coding sequence ATGATGCAATTTAGTATTGTTACAATTTTTCCTAAAATGTTTGATAACATATTTCAATACGGAATCATTAATCGAGCTATTAAAAATAAAATAATTAGCATTAATATTTTTAATCTAAGAAATTTTAGTACAATGAAAAGAAAAAAAGTAGATGATAAAATCTACGGTGGAGGTCCTGGAATGTTAATTATGTTTGCACCATTATTTAACGCAGTTACAGAAATAAAAAAAATTCACAAAAAAAACAGTGTAGTAATTTACTTATCTCCACAAGGAAAATTATTAAATCACAAAAACATTCAACATTTTCTTAACATAAAACACTTAATATTTATTTGTGGTCGCTACCAGGGTGTTGATGAACGATTTATACGAAATCAAGTAGATGAAGAGTGGTCTGTAGGTAATTATGTTCTCACCGGAGGAGAATTACCAGCTATGATATTTATTGATACCATTACACGATTACTTCCAGGAGTATTAAATAATAAAAATTCCTTATTAAATGAAACTTTTTCTAAAAATTTATTAGATTGTCCTCATTATACACGACCAAAAAAAATAAACAATATGAGTGTACCTAAAATTCTATTATCAGGAAATCATAAAAAAATAAAACAATGGAGATTACAAAAATCATTCAAGAATACTTTAACAAAAAAACCAAACTTTATAAATAAATAA
- the rplS gene encoding 50S ribosomal protein L19, whose product MNNYIHTLENKYKKKQVPYFNSGDSIVIKTWILEGNKKRLQSFEGIVIAKRNRNLNSSFTVRKISNGEGVERKFLIHSPNIHEINVVKKGLVKKSKLYYLRYRKGKSARIKERLN is encoded by the coding sequence ATGAACAATTATATTCACACTTTAGAAAATAAATATAAAAAAAAACAAGTTCCATATTTTAATTCAGGTGATTCTATTGTTATTAAAACATGGATATTAGAAGGTAACAAAAAACGCCTGCAGTCATTTGAAGGTATTGTAATTGCAAAAAGAAATAGAAATCTCAATTCTTCATTTACAGTTCGAAAGATATCTAACGGTGAAGGTGTAGAAAGAAAATTCTTAATACATTCACCAAATATACATGAAATAAACGTTGTAAAAAAAGGATTGGTGAAAAAATCAAAATTATATTATTTACGATATCGTAAAGGAAAGTCTGCACGAATTAAAGAACGCTTAAACTAA
- the tldD gene encoding metalloprotease TldD: MINILLNKYNLKKQDVFLLLDNMLENKVDFGDIYFQLKEQEAWILDNKIVKQGSYFYDEGVGIRAVKDISTSFSYTNSITLKNLIYFTNMVCNMIVNTKNNIIKKQLYSNFKSIYPQFNPINNDYIEKKIYILNYIDQLARQQDSRVTDVYAALTCEYEEIIIGSTDNRSLSSDIRSLIHITIQVTVEHNNSREKGTSGGGGRFKINEFFEKKTNKGTLIDTWTKEAVRIALISLFAKSSPSGLFPVILGPGWPGILFHEAVGHGLEGDFIRKKTSVFSKKKGHRVASTLCTIVDNGTLYNKRGSINIDDEGVPGQYNVLIKDGILESFLLDKLNAHIMNKKSTGNGRRESYAHLPMPRMTNTYLLAGKDAPIDIINSVDYGIYAVNFSGGQVDITSGNFVFSTSEAYLIKKGKTIYPIKDVTLIGSGTEVMQSISMVGDNLCIDDGVGNCVKNGQNIPVSVGQPTIKIDQLTIGGTS, encoded by the coding sequence ATGATAAATATTTTATTGAATAAATATAATCTTAAAAAACAAGATGTTTTTTTGTTGTTAGATAATATGTTAGAAAATAAAGTTGATTTTGGAGATATATATTTTCAATTAAAAGAACAAGAAGCATGGATTCTAGATAATAAAATTGTTAAACAAGGATCTTATTTTTATGATGAAGGTGTTGGAATACGAGCAGTAAAAGATATTTCTACTAGTTTTTCTTATACTAACTCTATTACGTTAAAAAATTTAATTTATTTTACTAATATGGTTTGTAATATGATTGTCAATACTAAAAATAATATTATAAAAAAACAATTATATTCAAATTTTAAAAGTATATATCCACAATTTAATCCCATTAATAATGATTATATTGAAAAAAAAATTTATATTTTAAATTATATTGATCAATTAGCTAGACAACAAGATAGTCGAGTTACTGATGTTTATGCTGCATTAACATGTGAATATGAAGAAATTATAATTGGATCTACTGATAACAGATCATTATCAAGTGATATTCGATCATTAATCCATATTACTATACAAGTAACGGTAGAGCACAATAATAGTAGAGAAAAAGGAACTAGTGGAGGAGGAGGTAGATTTAAAATTAATGAATTTTTTGAAAAAAAAACTAATAAAGGAACATTGATAGATACTTGGACTAAAGAAGCAGTTCGTATAGCACTTATTTCCTTATTTGCAAAATCATCACCATCTGGTTTATTTCCAGTGATCCTTGGTCCCGGATGGCCAGGAATTTTGTTTCATGAGGCAGTAGGACATGGATTAGAAGGAGATTTTATTCGAAAAAAAACCTCTGTATTTTCTAAAAAAAAAGGACATAGAGTTGCTTCTACTTTATGTACTATTGTAGATAATGGAACACTGTATAATAAAAGAGGTTCTATAAATATAGATGATGAAGGAGTGCCTGGTCAATATAATGTTTTAATTAAAGATGGAATTTTAGAATCTTTTTTACTGGATAAATTGAATGCACATATTATGAATAAAAAAAGTACAGGTAATGGTCGAAGAGAATCATATGCACATTTACCTATGCCTCGTATGACTAATACATATTTATTGGCTGGTAAGGATGCTCCTATTGATATTATAAATAGTGTTGATTATGGTATTTATGCTGTTAATTTTAGTGGAGGTCAGGTAGATATAACATCAGGAAATTTTGTTTTTTCTACTTCCGAAGCATATCTTATTAAAAAAGGTAAAACTATTTATCCTATAAAAGACGTTACATTAATTGGATCAGGAACAGAGGTAATGCAATCTATATCCATGGTAGGAGATAATTTATGTATAGACGACGGAGTAGGGAATTGTGTAAAAAATGGACAGAATATTCCAGTAAGTGTTGGTCAACCAACTATTAAAATAGATCAGTTAACAATTGGTGGAACGAGTTGA
- the aroQ gene encoding type II 3-dehydroquinate dehydratase, with protein sequence MNQKLKILLINGPNLNLLGTRETKIYGSDTLPEIIKKIKSTADTLNVELYDFQSNAEHEIVEKIHESKLLKIQFILINPGAFAHTSISIRDALLAVQIPFFEIHISNIFSRENFRSHSWISDISRGIISGFGTEGYICALNTSVNMLINKDV encoded by the coding sequence ATGAATCAAAAATTAAAAATATTATTAATAAACGGACCTAATTTAAATTTATTAGGAACTCGAGAAACAAAAATATATGGTTCAGATACATTGCCTGAAATTATAAAAAAAATAAAAAGTACAGCTGATACTTTAAACGTTGAATTATATGATTTTCAATCTAATGCAGAGCACGAAATAGTAGAAAAAATACATGAAAGCAAATTGCTAAAAATACAGTTTATTTTAATTAATCCTGGTGCATTTGCTCATACCAGCATATCTATTCGAGATGCTTTGTTGGCAGTACAAATTCCATTTTTTGAAATTCATATTTCCAATATTTTTTCTAGAGAAAACTTTCGTTCACATTCCTGGATATCAGATATATCACGTGGAATTATATCCGGATTTGGAACTGAAGGATACATATGTGCATTAAATACATCTGTAAACATGTTAATAAACAAGGATGTATAA
- a CDS encoding helix-turn-helix domain-containing protein, which yields MLNNKRNSSCFFVSHIINKEVFNTPLINYITIALKNYFSVVIKKNDNNLYQRFLSEIEKPLFDNIMQYTRGNQTQAALILGINRGTLRKKLNLYYKNKKFNR from the coding sequence ATGTTAAATAATAAAAGAAATTCTAGTTGTTTTTTTGTATCACATATCATTAATAAAGAAGTATTTAATACTCCTTTGATTAATTATATTACAATTGCCTTAAAAAATTATTTTTCAGTAGTTATTAAAAAAAATGATAATAATCTATATCAACGATTTTTATCTGAAATAGAAAAACCATTGTTTGATAATATCATGCAATATACTCGAGGTAATCAAACACAAGCCGCTTTAATTTTAGGAATTAATCGCGGAACGTTAAGAAAAAAACTTAATTTATATTATAAAAATAAAAAATTTAACAGATGA
- a CDS encoding RluA family pseudouridine synthase, producing MFFNDVIIVCVNNEFNLVKIKKENIPLDIIFEDSEILIINKPSNFVVHLGYGNTSGTLLNALIFHYKRNSSLPRAGIVHRLDKNTSGLLVVAKTILAYNYLVSLFKNRKIIKEYDAIVIGRIKRNGNINYPIKRNIHRRTIMTIGSGGKKAITHYKVITRFRNYTYVRVQIKTGRTHQIRVHFSAIAHPIFGDSIYSKGIKHNSLGLSKKTCRFLCKFSRPSLHSRMLSFIHPITNELKTWTISPPLDMVHLLTLLYYEDMV from the coding sequence ATTTTTTTTAATGATGTAATTATTGTATGTGTCAATAATGAATTTAATCTCGTTAAAATAAAAAAAGAAAATATACCATTGGATATTATTTTTGAAGATTCTGAGATATTAATAATAAATAAACCATCTAATTTTGTTGTTCATTTAGGCTACGGAAATACATCTGGAACATTGTTAAATGCTTTAATTTTTCATTATAAACGTAATTCTAGTTTACCTAGAGCAGGTATAGTTCATAGATTAGACAAAAATACATCAGGTTTGTTAGTTGTAGCTAAAACAATTTTAGCATATAATTATTTAGTTAGTTTATTTAAAAACCGTAAAATAATTAAAGAATACGATGCTATTGTTATTGGAAGAATTAAACGAAACGGAAATATCAATTATCCAATTAAAAGAAATATTCATCGTCGAACCATTATGACAATTGGTAGCGGAGGAAAAAAAGCAATTACTCACTATAAAGTTATTACTAGATTCAGAAATTATACATATGTTCGTGTACAAATAAAAACGGGAAGAACGCATCAGATTAGAGTACATTTTTCTGCCATTGCTCATCCTATATTTGGAGATAGTATATATTCTAAAGGTATAAAACATAATTCACTGGGATTATCTAAGAAAACATGTAGGTTTTTGTGTAAATTTTCTAGACCATCTCTACATTCTAGAATGTTAAGTTTTATACATCCTATAACCAATGAATTAAAAACTTGGACGATTAGTCCTCCTTTAGATATGGTGCATCTACTTACATTATTATATTACGAAGATATGGTATAA